Proteins encoded together in one Phyllostomus discolor isolate MPI-MPIP mPhyDis1 chromosome 6, mPhyDis1.pri.v3, whole genome shotgun sequence window:
- the SF1 gene encoding splicing factor 1 isoform X7 — translation MATGANATPLDFPSKKRKRSRWNQDTMEQKTVIPGMPTVIPPGLTREQERAYIVQLQIEDLTRKLRTGDLGIPPNPEDRSPSPEPIYNSEGKRLNTREFRTRKKLEEERHNLITEMVALNPDFKPPADYKPPATRVSDKVMIPQDEYPEINFVGLLIGPRGNTLKNIEKECNAKIMIRGKGSVKEGKVGRKDGQMLPGEDEPLHALVTANTMENVKKAVEQIRNILKQGIETPEDQNDLRKMQLRELARLNGTLREDDNRILRPWQSSETRSITNTTVCTKCGGAGHIASDCKFQRPGDPQSAQDKARMDKEYLSLMAELGEAPVPASVGSSSGPASTPLASAPRPAAPANNPPPPSLMSTTQSRPPWMNSGPSESRPYHGMHGGGPGGPGGGPHSFPHPLPSLAGGHGGHPMQHNPNGPPPPWMQPPPPPMNQGPHPPGHHGPPPMVPGKYACGLWGLSPASRKRYDAAAAYGHDAAAAATAQWAAPTPALWSSSPMATAAAAASTAPSAQQQYGFQYPLAMAAKYDDYHHERWHRVHPAMATAAGGCRSFSRSPSDARQPHYGAPAPRGPAASAARGPSPSAASATWFRRHDVCPTPPSSASHGPF, via the exons ATGGCGACCGGAGCGAACGCCACGCCGCTGG ACTTCCCAAGTAAGAAGCGGAAGAGAAGCCGCTGGAACCAAGACACAATGGAACAGAAGACAGTGATTCCAGGAATGCCTACAGTCATCCCCCCCGGACTTACTCGGGAACAAGAAAGAGCTTATATAG TGCAACTGCAGATAGAAGACCTGACTCGTAAACTGCGCACAGGAGACCTGGGCATCCCCCCTAACCCTGAGGACAG GTCCCCTTCCCCTGAGCCCATCTACAATAGTGAGGGGAAGAGGCTTAACACACGTGAGTTCCGCACCCGCAAAAAGCTGGAAGAGGAGCGGCATAACCTCATCACAGAGATGGTTGCTCTCAACCCTGATTTCAAGCCACCCGCCGATTACAA ACCTCCAGCAACACGTGTGAGTGATAAAGTCATGATTCCACAAGATGAGTATCCAGAAATCAACTTTGTGGGGCTGCTAATTGGGCCTAG AGGGAACACGCTGAAGAACATAGAGAAGGAGTGTAATGCCAAGATTATGATCCGGGGGAAAGGGTCTGTGAAAGAAGGGAAAGTTGGGCGCAAAGATGGCCAGATGTTGCCAGGAGAAGATGAGCCACTTCATGCCCTGGTTACTGCCAATACCATGGAGAATGTGAAGAAAGCAGTAGAACAG ATAAGAAACATTCTGAAGCAGGGTATTGAGACCCCCGAGGACCAGAATGATCTACGGAAGATGCAGCTTCGGGAGTTGGCTCGCTTGAATGGGACCCTTCGGGAAGATGATAACAG gaTCTTAAGACCCTGGCAGAGCTCAGAGACCCGCAGCATTACCAATACCACAGTGTGTACCAAGTGCGGAGGGGCTGGCCACATTGCTTCTGATTGCAAATTCCAAAG GCCCGGTGACCCCCAATCAGCTCAGGATAAAGCACGGATGGATAAAGAATATTTGTCCCTTATGGCTGAACTGGGTGAAGCACCCGTGCCCGCATCTGTGGGCTCCAGCTCCGGGCCTGCCAGCACACCTCTGGCCAGTGCGCCTCGGCCTGCTGCTCCAGCCAACAACCCACCTCCACCG TCTCTCATGTCCACCACCCAGAGCCGCCCACCCTGGATGAATTCTGGCCCTTCAGAAAGTCGGCCCTACCATGGCATGCATGGAGGTGGTCCTGGTGGGCCTGGAGGTGGCCCCCACAGCTTCCCACACCCATTACCCAGCCTGGCAGGTGGCCATGGTGGACATCCCATGCAGCACAACCCTAAtggacccccacccccttggaTGCAGCCACCGCCACCACCGATGAACCAGGGCCCCCACCCACCTGGGCACCATGGCCCTCCTCCAATGG TACCTGGGAAGTACGCCTGTGGGCTCTGGGGTTTATCGCCTGCATCAAGGAAAAG GTATGATGCCGCCGCCGCCTATGGGCATgatgccgccgccgccgccaccgcccagtgggcagcccccacccccgccctctggTCCTCTTCCCCCatggcaacagcagcagcagcagcctccaccGCCCCCTCCGCCCAGCAGCAGTATGGCTTCCAGTACCCCCTTGCCATGGCAGCAAA ATACGACGACTACCACCACGAGCGCTGGCACAGGGTCCATCCCGCCATGGCAACAGCAGCAGGCGGCTGCCGCAGCTTCTCCAGGAGCCCCTCAGATGCAAGGCAACCCCACTATGgtgcccctgccccccggggTCCAGCCGCCTCTGCcgcccggggcccctccccctccgccgcCTCCGCCACCTGGTTCCGCCGGCATGATGTATGCCCCACCCCCCCCTCCTCCGCCTCCCATGGACCCTTCTAA